The genomic region CCGCGCGGTTCGACGAACTGAAGGCCCTGCGCCGCCAGGCCGCCGGACGCTGAAACGCCCATGGGTGTCCGGGGTTTCGAAATCGGAACCCTCCCGGACCGGGCCCGTTGAGAAGGGCTGTACCTTCAAGACCTCAGCGTAGGGAGTGCGTCATGCGCAATCTGATGATCGCGGCGTCGGCCGCGATGCTTCTGGCCGCCTGTTCGGGCATGGACGGCGGCGGAACGGGCAGCAGCGGGATGAACAGCGGCGGCCCCGGCAGCGGCCTGACGGGCGGCGGCACGTCCGGCAGCCAGGGCGTGGACGAGCCCAACGTCAACCCGAACGGGACCAGTTCCAGCCCCGGCCCCTATAACGGCGGTTCTTACGGCGGGTCGGGCGTGAGCGAGCCGCAAAGCCGCACGCGGTCGCCCAACGAGTCCGGCATGGACCAGGGCATGACGCGCCAATCCCTGCCGAACCGCTCCGGCACCGGGTGGTAACCCGCAACGGCACGGCCATCCCGCGGAATTCCGGACTCGGGCGAATAGGGGGAGCCTGACCGGCCTGCGCTGGAACCTGCGGCGGTCCGCGAGGTTCCTACCCTGCCGGACGTGCCGGCTGGGTTTCAGAACGCGCAGGAGCGGTCCATGCTGAAATGGGCGTTGATCTTTTTCGTGGTGTCTCTGGTCGCTGGCGCGCTCGGCTTCACCAACGTGTCGTCGGCCACCGCGGGAGTCGCGAAGATCCTCTTCGGGATCGCGCTGATCATCTTCCTGGTCTTCCTCGTGCTCGCCCTGCTGGCCGGCGAGGTGATCTTCTGATCCTCAGCGGGACCGGAGAATGGACAGCGCGCGGGCGAAGGCCTGATCGTTGGCCGCGTTGGGGATGCCGTTGGACGGCGGGGCGGATTGCCCGTCCTCCGCGGCCGGCTCCGCGATGGTCTCGTCGGGCTGGATGCCGATCTGGTGAATGGACTGGCCCGACGGCGTGTAGTAGCGCGCCGTGGTCAGCTTCAGCGCCCCGCTGTCGAAGGGGATGACGCTCTGGATGATCCCCTTGCCGAAGGTCGTCGTGCCGATCACCGTGGCGCGCCGGTGGTCCTTGAGCGCCCCGGTCAGGATCTCCGCGGCCGAGGCGGATTTCGCGTTCACCAGCACCACCAGCGGCAGGCCGTCCGTCTCGTCGCCGGGGGTGGCGGTGTAGGTCTTGTCCGCCCCGCGCCCGGGACCGCGGGCGGTCAGAATCGTTCCCTTGTCGAGGAAGGCGTCGGCGACGCGGACGCTCGCCTGCACCAGCCCGCCGGGATTGTCGCGCACATCGATGATGAAGCCGCCGATGTCCGGCCCGATCCGCTCGCGCAGTGAGCGGATGGCCGTGCTGACCCCGGTGGCGGTCTGGCGGTCGAAGCGGGTGATGCGGATGTAGCCCACCGTCCCGACGGCGGCCAGCCGGACCGAGGGGATGCGCAGCTTGCCGCGGACCACGCTGACCTCGAAGGGGTCCGGCGTCCCGGCGCGCAGGACGGTCAGAGACACCGCCGCCCCTTCCGGCCCGCTCAGCATCTGCTTGACGGTCGCCAGCTCCGCCCCGCCCACCGGCTGCTGGTCCACCGCAAGGATCACGTCGCCGGAGCGCAGCCCGGCGGCCTCCGCGGGGGACTCGGGAACGGTTTCGGCGATGCGGA from Azospirillum baldaniorum harbors:
- a CDS encoding S41 family peptidase; its protein translation is MKLRLVTAAALCAFLAIPGGMTTGRSAQAAGDSTPYGHSTEAEEVDRFLRALRTIRGQYVEPLTDRELVDIAIKAMAGRDRYSAYLDDGEYRQLQASNDGAFAGLGIRYEAHGTRVRIAETVPESPAEAAGLRSGDVILAVDQQPVGGAELATVKQMLSGPEGAAVSLTVLRAGTPDPFEVSVVRGKLRIPSVRLAAVGTVGYIRITRFDRQTATGVSTAIRSLRERIGPDIGGFIIDVRDNPGGLVQASVRVADAFLDKGTILTARGPGRGADKTYTATPGDETDGLPLVVLVNAKSASAAEILTGALKDHRRATVIGTTTFGKGIIQSVIPFDSGALKLTTARYYTPSGQSIHQIGIQPDETIAEPAAEDGQSAPPSNGIPNAANDQAFARALSILRSR
- a CDS encoding DUF1328 domain-containing protein, producing MLKWALIFFVVSLVAGALGFTNVSSATAGVAKILFGIALIIFLVFLVLALLAGEVIF